In Streptomyces zhihengii, a single genomic region encodes these proteins:
- a CDS encoding carbohydrate ABC transporter permease, translating to MSTATPPVRHQMPPAARKARRRSAVLGVVTWIAGIAFCMPALWMLLTSFHSEADAATNPPSLAASLTLDGYRQFFNGGGGAEPWPPLINSLLASTLSTVLVLVLALPAAYALSIRRVPKWTDVMFFFLSTKMLPVVAGLLPIYLFAKNAGMLDNVWLLVILYTSMNLPIAVWMMQSFLADVPVSIIEAAQVDGARLPTVLARVVAPVVGPGIAATALICFIFSWNELLFARVLTGVVAQTAPVYLTGFVTSQGLFLAQLCAASVIVSLPVLAAGYAAQDKLVQGLSLGAVK from the coding sequence ATGAGCACCGCCACCCCACCCGTCCGCCACCAGATGCCCCCCGCGGCCCGGAAGGCACGACGTCGCTCTGCGGTCCTGGGCGTAGTCACTTGGATCGCCGGCATCGCCTTCTGCATGCCAGCACTGTGGATGCTGCTCACCTCCTTCCACTCGGAAGCCGACGCAGCCACCAACCCACCTTCCCTGGCCGCCTCCCTCACCCTCGACGGCTACCGGCAGTTCTTCAACGGGGGAGGAGGCGCAGAGCCCTGGCCGCCACTGATCAACTCTCTTCTGGCGTCCACCCTGTCAACGGTGCTCGTGCTGGTCCTCGCACTTCCGGCTGCCTACGCCCTGTCCATCCGACGGGTCCCCAAGTGGACTGACGTCATGTTCTTCTTCCTCTCCACCAAAATGCTCCCCGTGGTCGCAGGTCTGCTGCCCATCTACCTGTTCGCCAAGAACGCCGGCATGCTCGACAATGTCTGGCTGCTGGTCATCCTCTACACATCGATGAACCTCCCTATCGCCGTGTGGATGATGCAGTCCTTCCTCGCAGACGTCCCTGTCTCCATCATTGAGGCTGCTCAGGTTGACGGCGCTCGTCTGCCGACCGTTCTCGCCCGTGTCGTTGCGCCCGTCGTAGGCCCCGGGATCGCCGCCACTGCGCTGATCTGCTTCATCTTCAGCTGGAACGAGTTGCTCTTCGCGCGGGTTCTCACCGGCGTCGTGGCTCAGACCGCACCCGTGTACCTGACCGGATTTGTGACCAGCCAAGGACTCTTCCTTGCCCAGCTGTGCGCTGCCTCGGTCATCGTTTCTCTGCCGGTACTCGCCGCCGGCTACGCCGCCCAGGACAAGCTCGTCCAGGGCCTCTCACTTGGAGCAGTCAAATGA
- a CDS encoding zinc-dependent alcohol dehydrogenase family protein, whose protein sequence is MRAAIIEAPGKVSVTTVPDPTPGPRDVVVEVASCGLCGTDLHILQGEFAPTLPIVPGHEFAGVVVGIGADVTEVAVGDQVAVDPSLPCHECRFCRSGRGNLCDRWAAIGVSVQGGAAEYAVAPVANCVRLPEHVNVRDAALIEPLSCAVRGYDVLNSTLGAEVLIYGSGTMGLMMLELAKRTGAVGVDILDVNPQRLATASVLGCSRAASSADELDRPGGWDVVIDATGNGGAIQDGLGRVAKGGTYLQFGVADYATTAVIEPYRIYNQEITITGSMAVLHSFERAAALFASGVLDPAVFISDRLPLEQYPQAIERFQAGVGRKIVVEP, encoded by the coding sequence ATGAGGGCAGCGATCATCGAAGCCCCCGGCAAGGTCTCGGTCACCACAGTGCCCGATCCCACTCCTGGCCCTCGTGACGTCGTCGTAGAGGTCGCCTCTTGCGGGCTCTGCGGTACCGATCTGCACATTCTGCAGGGCGAGTTCGCACCCACGCTGCCCATTGTGCCGGGGCACGAGTTTGCCGGAGTGGTCGTAGGCATCGGTGCCGACGTCACCGAAGTCGCCGTCGGGGATCAAGTCGCCGTTGACCCCTCTCTGCCCTGCCACGAATGCCGGTTCTGCCGATCGGGCCGCGGCAACCTGTGCGACCGGTGGGCCGCGATCGGAGTCTCGGTGCAAGGAGGCGCAGCCGAGTATGCAGTCGCTCCCGTGGCCAACTGTGTGCGCCTACCTGAGCACGTTAACGTCAGGGATGCGGCCCTGATCGAGCCACTGTCCTGCGCCGTTCGCGGGTACGACGTGCTGAACAGCACCCTCGGTGCCGAGGTACTGATCTACGGATCGGGCACCATGGGGCTGATGATGCTGGAACTCGCGAAGCGCACCGGTGCTGTCGGAGTTGACATCCTTGATGTCAATCCACAGAGACTCGCAACGGCCAGCGTCCTTGGCTGCTCCCGAGCAGCATCCAGCGCGGACGAACTGGACCGTCCCGGAGGCTGGGATGTCGTCATCGATGCCACGGGCAACGGAGGAGCGATCCAGGATGGTCTGGGTCGCGTCGCCAAGGGGGGCACATACCTGCAATTCGGCGTGGCTGATTACGCCACCACGGCCGTCATCGAGCCCTACCGGATTTACAACCAGGAAATCACCATCACGGGCTCGATGGCCGTGCTGCACAGCTTCGAACGCGCCGCCGCCCTCTTCGCTTCTGGCGTCCTCGATCCTGCCGTCTTCATCAGCGACCGGCTCCCCCTGGAGCAGTACCCGCAGGCCATCGAACGCTTCCAGGCCGGCGTAGGACGTAAGATCGTGGTCGAACCGTGA
- a CDS encoding PfkB family carbohydrate kinase: MTLDAGSTLVMGEALVDLVPASGEKQLYRAQPGGAPANVAVGLARLGGRSHFAGGIGADGFAQQLEQWLTGSGVDHSLCRRSLLPTALAVTDPGHDGNAYHFHTERTATFDLSDLSPEVHRFDAVYVGGLAAILEPAASVVASTARAAASRSLLVVDPNVREDRGVDAQRSLKRLRTLCEEADVVKASDEDIARLWPDRDPEASCRRLASGGRLVVMTRGARGSTAYALAREPVSVPAARVKLVNSIGAGDAFMAGVLTWLSAHAWRLDLPAGQTSAMLAYASRVAGSVCAQSGTEPSMSHRL; this comes from the coding sequence GTGACACTCGACGCCGGCTCCACTCTGGTCATGGGCGAGGCCCTTGTGGACCTCGTGCCAGCTTCCGGTGAAAAGCAGCTCTACCGCGCCCAGCCGGGCGGCGCACCCGCGAACGTCGCAGTCGGCCTGGCCCGGCTCGGAGGGCGCTCCCACTTTGCCGGCGGAATCGGCGCAGACGGCTTCGCTCAGCAGCTTGAACAGTGGCTCACCGGCTCGGGAGTCGACCACTCACTGTGCCGACGCTCGCTTCTGCCCACTGCCCTTGCAGTGACAGACCCGGGGCACGACGGCAACGCCTACCACTTCCACACCGAACGTACCGCGACATTCGACCTCTCGGACCTGTCCCCAGAAGTGCACCGCTTCGATGCTGTGTACGTCGGGGGGCTCGCAGCGATACTCGAGCCTGCTGCGTCCGTCGTTGCCTCGACGGCACGCGCTGCCGCCAGCCGCAGCTTGCTCGTGGTCGACCCCAATGTGCGGGAAGACCGTGGCGTGGATGCACAACGCAGTCTCAAACGACTGCGCACACTGTGCGAGGAAGCCGACGTCGTGAAGGCCAGTGATGAAGACATCGCTCGGTTGTGGCCTGACCGAGACCCTGAAGCCAGCTGCCGCAGGCTCGCCAGCGGCGGCAGATTGGTGGTCATGACTCGAGGAGCCCGAGGAAGTACTGCCTACGCGCTGGCTCGTGAGCCGGTGTCCGTTCCGGCAGCACGCGTAAAGCTCGTCAACTCAATCGGCGCCGGGGACGCCTTCATGGCTGGTGTGCTCACGTGGCTCTCAGCCCACGCATGGCGGCTCGACCTGCCCGCAGGTCAGACGAGCGCCATGCTCGCCTATGCATCCCGTGTCGCAGGGTCTGTCTGCGCCCAGTCAGGGACTGAGCCCTCCATGTCTCACAGGCTCTGA
- a CDS encoding CPCC family cysteine-rich protein yields MTLTIPCVCCGHLTLSEPPGSYEICPVCFWEDDRVQLRWPDWTGGANRPSLIEAQVNFTDFGAC; encoded by the coding sequence GTGACGCTGACGATTCCCTGTGTCTGTTGCGGCCATCTGACCCTGAGCGAGCCGCCCGGCTCGTACGAGATCTGTCCGGTGTGCTTCTGGGAGGACGATCGTGTGCAGCTGCGCTGGCCAGACTGGACTGGCGGAGCGAACAGGCCATCCTTGATCGAGGCCCAGGTGAACTTCACAGACTTCGGGGCCTGCTAG
- a CDS encoding response regulator transcription factor, whose protein sequence is MKSSMQSAEDADSKDVIASEESATRRRWSAGLPRVATVHVRGEDALTRAGLSRHLVLLPWLMEIEADVTQAADVCVFGVRGTGESLPTSLKRISCGPKCRFVLLVDDAWETDISSVVHLGVRAVLWRSKFSPRGFESAIRSAVEMSDLTDSSRDALVRKISQTRRQMLSPGDGVTGFTAREIDVLRFLAAGMDLEKISAAMSYSERTIKNILYGAMKRHKLQNRTHLVSYAIRAGLI, encoded by the coding sequence ATGAAATCGTCCATGCAATCGGCAGAAGATGCAGATTCGAAGGATGTAATTGCGTCTGAAGAGTCCGCTACCCGACGTCGATGGAGCGCCGGTCTGCCCAGAGTGGCCACTGTTCATGTTCGTGGCGAGGATGCCCTGACACGGGCAGGCTTGTCGCGCCATCTCGTGCTGCTGCCGTGGCTGATGGAGATAGAAGCGGACGTAACACAAGCTGCTGATGTCTGCGTCTTCGGAGTGCGCGGAACTGGAGAATCTCTTCCTACTTCATTGAAGCGGATTTCGTGCGGTCCAAAATGCCGCTTTGTGCTCCTTGTTGATGATGCGTGGGAAACGGATATATCTTCTGTCGTCCACCTAGGAGTGCGTGCAGTGCTGTGGCGGTCTAAGTTTTCGCCAAGAGGCTTCGAATCGGCGATAAGGTCAGCCGTAGAAATGTCAGACCTCACCGATTCTTCCCGCGATGCTCTTGTGCGTAAAATATCGCAAACGCGGCGCCAAATGCTAAGTCCCGGCGATGGCGTCACTGGGTTTACCGCTCGAGAGATTGATGTCCTTCGATTCCTTGCTGCGGGCATGGATCTGGAAAAGATATCCGCAGCGATGTCGTACTCGGAGCGAACTATAAAGAACATACTCTACGGGGCCATGAAAAGGCACAAGCTGCAGAATCGAACGCATCTTGTCTCTTATGCTATTCGGGCGGGTCTTATATGA
- a CDS encoding amino acid permease yields the protein MPDEGYERGLSSRQVQMIAIGGAIGVGLFLGAGANIAKAGPSLILMYALAGVIVFFIMRALGELLLYRPVSGSFAEYAREFMGPFFGFVTGWTYWMLWVVTGMAELTAAAIYVNFWFPQVPQWVTALVFLATLYLANLISVKLFGEIEFWFSMVKVTALIGMIVIGLGVVTFGFSQAGETAAVSNIWGHGGIFPNGIGSSLMTLQGVMFAYLAVELVGVTAGESEDPEKTLPKAINTLPWRIIVFYVGALSVILMVVKWTEFQPGVSPFVAAFAKIGIPAGAAVVNFVVLTAALSSCNSGMYSTGRMLRGLAESSEAPKMLGKLNAAKSPALGITFSAALMGIGVVLNYVVPEKAFGYVTSVATAAGIWTWLMILISHILYRRAVDAGRLHASSFPAPGGTICSWIAVAFLLMVTLLIALDDDSRISLYVGAGWAVCLTIGWTILKRRNAQLVD from the coding sequence ATGCCTGACGAGGGCTATGAACGCGGACTGAGTAGTCGGCAGGTCCAGATGATCGCCATAGGCGGTGCCATTGGTGTCGGGCTCTTTCTGGGGGCGGGTGCAAATATCGCCAAGGCCGGACCGAGCCTCATTCTCATGTACGCTCTTGCCGGCGTGATTGTGTTCTTCATCATGAGGGCACTTGGTGAACTTCTGCTGTACCGTCCCGTATCTGGCTCGTTTGCTGAATACGCGCGTGAATTCATGGGTCCGTTCTTCGGGTTCGTGACCGGCTGGACCTACTGGATGTTGTGGGTCGTAACCGGAATGGCAGAGCTGACTGCCGCGGCGATATATGTGAATTTCTGGTTCCCTCAGGTTCCACAATGGGTTACGGCGCTCGTTTTCCTGGCGACCTTGTACCTCGCGAATCTGATCTCTGTGAAGCTCTTCGGTGAGATCGAATTTTGGTTCTCGATGGTGAAGGTCACCGCCTTGATAGGCATGATCGTGATCGGCCTTGGGGTTGTCACTTTCGGATTCAGTCAGGCCGGAGAAACTGCAGCAGTCTCCAATATCTGGGGGCACGGAGGGATCTTCCCCAACGGAATCGGTTCAAGCTTGATGACGCTGCAGGGTGTGATGTTCGCTTACCTTGCGGTTGAACTGGTTGGTGTGACTGCTGGTGAGTCAGAAGATCCCGAGAAAACTCTTCCCAAGGCGATCAACACGCTGCCCTGGCGAATCATTGTCTTCTACGTCGGTGCACTCAGCGTGATCCTCATGGTCGTGAAGTGGACCGAATTTCAGCCGGGAGTGAGTCCGTTCGTGGCCGCCTTCGCGAAGATCGGGATCCCGGCGGGAGCTGCCGTCGTTAACTTTGTTGTGCTCACGGCCGCACTTTCGTCGTGCAACTCAGGAATGTACTCGACGGGGCGCATGCTCCGTGGACTTGCAGAGAGCTCTGAAGCACCCAAGATGCTCGGCAAACTCAATGCCGCTAAGAGTCCGGCGCTTGGTATTACCTTCTCTGCAGCGCTGATGGGAATCGGCGTGGTTCTCAACTACGTCGTCCCGGAGAAGGCATTCGGCTACGTGACATCAGTCGCGACGGCAGCCGGAATCTGGACTTGGCTCATGATTCTGATCAGCCATATCTTGTATCGGCGCGCGGTAGACGCTGGTCGGCTGCACGCATCTTCCTTCCCTGCTCCAGGTGGCACCATCTGCAGCTGGATTGCCGTCGCCTTCCTCCTGATGGTCACGCTGCTGATTGCCCTTGACGACGACAGTCGAATTTCCCTGTACGTGGGAGCCGGATGGGCAGTGTGCCTGACTATCGGATGGACAATCCTTAAGAGGCGCAACGCTCAGCTTGTTGATTGA
- a CDS encoding sigma-70 family RNA polymerase sigma factor, translating to MQSLYREHAGPLQSYVMGLVDGDRHRAEDVVQETLVRAWRNAGQLDPANRSVRPWLITVARRIVIDGYRNRQARPQEVDSSPLELMPAEDEMDRALSIMVITEAMSALSEAHREALVETYIKGRTLNEAADILGIPSGTIKSRIFYGLRSLKLALEERGVKQ from the coding sequence ATGCAGAGTCTGTATCGAGAGCATGCAGGGCCGCTGCAAAGCTACGTCATGGGTCTAGTGGATGGCGACCGTCACCGAGCAGAAGATGTTGTGCAGGAGACGCTCGTAAGGGCCTGGCGCAATGCTGGCCAGTTGGACCCTGCGAACCGCTCCGTCCGGCCGTGGCTCATAACCGTTGCCCGTCGCATCGTCATAGACGGCTACCGAAACCGCCAAGCACGCCCCCAAGAGGTCGACTCCTCACCCTTGGAACTCATGCCAGCAGAGGATGAGATGGACAGGGCGCTGTCCATCATGGTGATCACTGAGGCCATGAGTGCTCTCAGCGAGGCACACCGAGAGGCTCTAGTAGAAACGTATATCAAGGGACGCACGTTGAACGAAGCCGCCGATATTCTGGGTATTCCCAGTGGGACGATCAAATCGCGCATATTTTACGGCCTGCGCTCCTTGAAGCTTGCGCTTGAGGAAAGAGGGGTGAAGCAGTGA
- a CDS encoding anti-sigma factor family protein — MTAREVSSAHEAVGAYALGVLDVVEAAAFEQHMAGCDACAEQLEEFMRLEPLLGMMVEAAPASDWESSRLYAQPDARVLDRLVDVVVTERRTKRRRGLYLVAAAAALIVGGPLAATAITSEDAGSSVALPHAHSTSPAEDAFFNHMDRKTAATDPVSKAVATVGTETKSWGTHAVLELKNVKGPLKCSLIAVSKTGSEEVVTSWSVPKWGYGLPASTDERGKNPLYVHGGTGMAPNDIDHFEVRTSDGKQLVRVDA; from the coding sequence GTGACGGCGCGAGAGGTTTCTTCGGCGCACGAGGCTGTGGGGGCGTATGCCCTGGGTGTGCTGGATGTGGTGGAGGCAGCGGCTTTTGAGCAGCATATGGCTGGGTGCGATGCCTGCGCGGAGCAGTTGGAGGAGTTTATGCGGCTTGAGCCTCTGCTTGGCATGATGGTGGAGGCTGCTCCGGCTTCGGACTGGGAATCTTCCAGGTTGTATGCGCAGCCGGATGCGCGCGTGCTGGACCGGCTGGTCGATGTGGTGGTGACGGAGCGTCGGACCAAGCGCCGGCGTGGTCTCTATCTCGTTGCTGCTGCGGCGGCGCTGATCGTCGGTGGGCCGTTGGCCGCCACTGCCATTACTTCTGAGGATGCGGGTAGCAGCGTGGCTCTGCCGCATGCTCACTCGACGAGTCCGGCTGAGGACGCTTTCTTCAATCACATGGATCGCAAGACGGCGGCTACCGACCCGGTGAGCAAGGCCGTCGCGACGGTGGGCACCGAGACCAAGTCCTGGGGAACGCATGCCGTTCTGGAGCTGAAGAACGTCAAGGGGCCCCTGAAGTGCAGTTTGATTGCTGTCTCCAAGACCGGTAGCGAGGAGGTGGTGACCTCTTGGTCCGTTCCGAAGTGGGGCTACGGGTTGCCGGCCAGCACAGACGAGAGGGGCAAGAACCCGCTCTACGTGCACGGCGGCACGGGCATGGCACCCAACGACATCGACCACTTCGAGGTACGAACCTCCGACGGCAAGCAACTCGTCAGGGTCGATGCTTAA
- a CDS encoding IS1380 family transposase produces the protein MKKRIGSYPRVRIEGGGRGVVSQAGAVLLVETARKAGLDQAISTALTPWRRSRAVHDPGKILLDVALAVALGGDCLADVGMLRAEPAVFGPVASDPTVSRLVDTLAAAGPKALSAIRAARAEARERVWSLAKTAAPDAGGQVIVDLDGVLVLAHSEKQDATATWKKTFGHHPLMGFVDHGSSGSGEPVAGLLRPGNAGSNTAADHITTTQLALAQLPKKYRRGRRTLIRTDSGGGTHEFVAWLAQRGRWLSYSVGMTITEQIHQAVLKAPASAWTAATEPGGEIRDGAWVAELSGDCLKGWPKGMRLIVRKERPHPGAQLRITDADGLRLTAFATNTTGIPIAALELRHRRRARAEDRIRAARATGLRNLPLHDTKQNQIWLEIVQIALDLLAWMPMLALTGETRRWEPRRLRLRLFSAAAQLVTTARRRHLRFARHWPWTHMITDALARLEALPNPG, from the coding sequence GTGAAGAAGCGTATCGGGTCCTATCCACGCGTCCGCATCGAGGGCGGTGGTCGCGGAGTGGTGTCCCAGGCCGGGGCCGTGCTGCTGGTCGAGACCGCCCGCAAGGCCGGGCTGGACCAGGCGATATCGACGGCACTGACGCCGTGGCGACGTTCACGGGCAGTGCACGATCCAGGGAAGATCCTGCTGGACGTGGCACTCGCGGTCGCCCTGGGCGGGGACTGCCTCGCGGATGTCGGGATGCTGCGGGCCGAGCCGGCCGTGTTCGGGCCGGTGGCGTCCGACCCGACCGTCTCCCGGCTCGTCGACACCCTCGCCGCCGCCGGGCCGAAGGCCCTGTCCGCGATACGGGCCGCGCGGGCCGAAGCCCGCGAGCGCGTCTGGAGCCTGGCCAAAACCGCGGCTCCTGACGCGGGCGGGCAGGTGATCGTGGACCTGGACGGGGTCCTCGTTCTGGCCCACTCCGAGAAGCAGGACGCCACCGCGACCTGGAAGAAGACCTTCGGACACCACCCCCTGATGGGGTTCGTCGACCACGGAAGCAGTGGCAGCGGGGAGCCGGTGGCCGGCCTGCTCAGGCCCGGCAACGCAGGCAGCAACACCGCCGCCGACCACATCACCACCACCCAACTCGCCCTGGCCCAGCTGCCGAAGAAGTACCGGCGCGGACGCCGGACGCTGATCCGTACCGACTCAGGAGGCGGCACCCACGAGTTCGTCGCCTGGCTCGCCCAACGCGGCCGGTGGCTGTCGTACTCGGTCGGCATGACCATCACCGAGCAGATTCACCAGGCCGTCCTCAAGGCCCCCGCCTCGGCCTGGACGGCGGCGACCGAGCCCGGCGGCGAGATCCGGGACGGGGCCTGGGTCGCCGAACTGTCCGGCGACTGCCTGAAGGGCTGGCCGAAGGGAATGCGGCTGATCGTGCGGAAGGAACGGCCTCACCCCGGCGCCCAGTTGCGGATCACCGACGCCGACGGCCTGCGGCTCACCGCGTTCGCCACCAACACCACCGGCATCCCGATCGCCGCACTCGAACTGCGGCACCGCCGGCGAGCCCGGGCGGAGGACCGCATCCGTGCCGCTCGCGCCACCGGCCTGCGCAACCTGCCCCTGCACGACACCAAGCAGAACCAGATCTGGCTGGAGATCGTCCAGATCGCCCTCGACCTCCTCGCCTGGATGCCCATGCTCGCCCTGACCGGCGAAACCCGCAGGTGGGAACCCCGCCGCCTGAGGCTCCGCCTCTTCTCCGCCGCCGCCCAGCTGGTCACCACCGCCCGCCGCCGGCACCTGCGGTTCGCCCGCCACTGGCCCTGGACCCACATGATCACCGACGCCCTGGCACGACTCGAAGCCCTCCCGAACCCCGGCTGA